A window of the Streptomyces griseochromogenes genome harbors these coding sequences:
- a CDS encoding 4Fe-4S dicluster domain-containing protein, translated as MPLAPQRADVPVTIDESKCIDGCTLCVDMCPLDSLAIDESSGKAYMHVDECWYCGPCAARCPTGAVTVNMPYLLR; from the coding sequence ATGCCCCTGGCGCCCCAACGGGCCGACGTGCCCGTGACCATCGACGAGTCGAAGTGCATCGACGGCTGCACGCTCTGCGTGGACATGTGCCCGCTGGACTCCCTCGCCATCGACGAGAGCAGCGGCAAGGCGTACATGCACGTCGACGAGTGCTGGTACTGCGGCCCGTGCGCGGCCCGCTGTCCCACCGGAGCCGTCACGGTCAACATGCCCTATCTGCTCCGGTGA
- a CDS encoding GntR family transcriptional regulator — MPPTDRPRDHAGQGAATTVAAHRTRHRLRADRARQLADLLRRQLLTGAYTDGALPHESTLATDYRVSRNTVRQALDLLRAEGLVERLPGVGTVVVAQKYPHGLDRLMGLAETLREHGRVTNEVRTMGPAPAPAPVAERLRVPRGADVLYIERLRRLNGLPLSLDLTYIPLDIGTALLGADLENTDVFRLLEAITGQRLGHAEITLEAVNADTHSAAVLQAPRGAAVLMLERLTHLADGRPVDLEFIRFRGDRIAMSGLLHRAGQLPPTR; from the coding sequence ATGCCACCCACCGACCGCCCCCGAGACCATGCCGGTCAGGGCGCCGCGACCACCGTCGCCGCCCACCGCACGCGTCACCGGCTGCGCGCGGACCGGGCCCGGCAGCTCGCCGACCTGCTGCGCCGCCAGCTCCTCACCGGCGCCTACACGGACGGCGCCCTCCCCCACGAGTCCACCCTCGCCACCGACTACCGCGTCTCCCGCAACACCGTCCGCCAAGCCCTGGACCTGCTCCGGGCGGAAGGCCTGGTGGAGCGGCTGCCCGGCGTCGGCACCGTCGTCGTCGCCCAGAAGTACCCCCATGGGCTCGACCGTCTGATGGGCCTCGCGGAAACCCTCCGCGAACACGGCCGTGTCACCAACGAGGTCCGCACCATGGGCCCCGCACCCGCACCCGCCCCGGTGGCCGAGCGCCTCCGCGTCCCGCGCGGCGCCGACGTCCTCTACATCGAACGTCTGCGCCGGCTGAACGGCTTGCCCCTCTCCCTCGACCTCACCTACATCCCGCTCGACATCGGCACCGCCCTGCTCGGCGCCGACCTGGAGAACACCGATGTCTTCCGCCTCCTGGAAGCCATCACCGGCCAGCGACTCGGCCATGCCGAGATCACCCTGGAGGCGGTGAACGCGGACACCCACTCCGCCGCCGTGCTCCAGGCCCCGCGCGGCGCCGCCGTGCTGATGCTGGAACGCCTCACACATCTCGCCGACGGCCGCCCCGTCGACCTGGAGTTCATCCGCTTCCGCGGCGATCGCATCGCCATGAGCGGCCTCCTGCACCGCGCTGGGCAGCTCCCGCCCACGCGCTGA
- a CDS encoding M56 family metallopeptidase: MTVCLLLLSVVALTAAVPAPRALTRAAWPEREPVVALWVWQCLVATVLLCCLTALVLGAAAVFHTVRDHVFAPAPPAVTAAYDLSAAPVWAVALTLLLACGAAWTTAMLARELAEARRRRGRTRAHLRERAPDLPAGLPAARGPMLVLEDEYPDAWWMPGHPPQLVVTTGALHRLTDHQLDAVLTHERGHARAHHDWLLHLSTALATGFPRVPLFAHFCDQTHRLVELAADDMASRRCGHLTTALALIELNQHRGVLSCASSRRLLGERVDRLLQPPPRLLRRHRALTTTVAALVPLLPLLITFAPGLTALN; this comes from the coding sequence ATGACCGTCTGCCTGCTCCTGCTGAGCGTCGTCGCCCTGACGGCCGCCGTACCGGCGCCGCGCGCGCTGACCCGCGCCGCCTGGCCCGAGCGGGAACCGGTGGTCGCGCTGTGGGTGTGGCAGTGCCTGGTCGCCACGGTCCTGTTGTGCTGTCTGACCGCGCTGGTGCTGGGCGCGGCGGCCGTCTTCCACACCGTCCGCGACCATGTCTTCGCCCCCGCGCCGCCCGCCGTCACCGCCGCGTACGACCTCTCCGCGGCTCCGGTCTGGGCCGTCGCCCTCACCCTGCTGCTGGCCTGCGGGGCCGCCTGGACGACGGCGATGCTCGCCCGCGAACTCGCCGAGGCACGCCGCCGCCGTGGCCGGACCCGGGCCCATCTGCGCGAGCGTGCCCCCGACCTTCCTGCGGGGCTGCCGGCGGCACGCGGGCCGATGCTGGTGCTGGAGGACGAGTACCCGGACGCCTGGTGGATGCCGGGCCATCCGCCGCAACTGGTCGTGACCACCGGGGCGCTGCACCGCCTCACCGACCATCAGCTGGACGCGGTCCTCACCCATGAGCGCGGTCACGCCCGCGCCCACCACGACTGGCTGCTCCACCTGTCCACCGCGCTCGCCACGGGCTTCCCCCGCGTCCCGCTCTTCGCCCACTTCTGCGATCAGACGCACCGGCTGGTCGAACTGGCCGCCGACGACATGGCGTCCCGCCGCTGCGGCCACCTCACCACCGCCCTGGCCCTGATCGAGCTGAACCAGCACCGCGGTGTCCTGTCCTGCGCCTCCAGCCGTCGCCTCCTCGGCGAACGCGTGGACCGGCTTCTGCAGCCCCCGCCGCGGCTGCTGCGCCGGCACCGGGCGCTGACGACGACGGTGGCCGCGCTGGTGCCGCTGCTGCCGCTCCTGATCACGTTCGCTCCCGGGCTGACAGCCCTGAACTGA
- a CDS encoding GntR family transcriptional regulator — translation MSGAAVRVDTTSPVPPYEQIRAQLAALIGSGRLAEGERLPTVRQLAADLGLATGTVARAYRELEAASLIRTRRGAGTRVAPPPPGARRRESAELAAGTRDFVAWAAALGFGEDDVLEAVRRALREREA, via the coding sequence GTGAGCGGCGCCGCGGTACGGGTCGACACGACCAGCCCCGTCCCGCCCTACGAGCAGATCCGCGCCCAGCTCGCCGCCCTGATCGGCAGCGGACGGCTGGCGGAGGGCGAGCGCCTGCCGACGGTACGGCAACTGGCCGCGGACCTCGGCCTGGCGACGGGCACCGTGGCCCGCGCCTACCGCGAACTGGAGGCCGCCTCCCTGATCCGGACCCGGCGCGGCGCGGGAACGCGGGTGGCTCCTCCGCCGCCGGGCGCCCGCCGCCGCGAGTCGGCGGAACTCGCCGCCGGGACCAGGGACTTCGTGGCCTGGGCAGCGGCCTTGGGTTTCGGAGAGGACGACGTGCTGGAGGCCGTGCGGCGAGCCCTGCGGGAGCGGGAGGCATAA
- the fahA gene encoding fumarylacetoacetase has product MPPFDVPEGDPFGPHNLPYGVFSPAGSTERRVGVRLGDHVLDAGAAAAALGSPYVSLLAQPTLNPLLAAGRTAWSDVRRALTAWVTVPSHRSAIEPLFHPLSSVTLHLPFEVADYVDFYASENHARNVGQIFRPDAEDSLTPNWKHLPIGYHGRSGTVVVSDTDVVRPSGQRKGPGDPAPVFGPSIRLDIEAEVGFVVGVPSEQGRPVALDDFREHVFGLCLLNDWSARDIQAWEYVPLGPFLGKSFATSVSAWITPLEALDHARVAPPERTYPLLPYLDDSAPGIEPGGYDLRISVAINGHVVSEPPFSTMYWTAAQQLAHMTVNGASLRTGDLYGSGTVSGPEEAQRGCLLELTWNGRDPLELPDGKRAFLEDGDVVTMSAWAPGADGGRVGLGEVSGRVVSV; this is encoded by the coding sequence ATGCCCCCCTTCGACGTCCCCGAGGGCGACCCCTTCGGCCCGCACAACCTTCCCTATGGCGTGTTCTCGCCCGCCGGCAGCACGGAGCGGAGGGTCGGTGTCCGGCTCGGTGACCACGTCCTCGACGCGGGCGCCGCGGCCGCCGCGCTCGGCTCGCCGTACGTCTCGCTGCTCGCGCAGCCCACTCTCAATCCCCTGCTGGCCGCCGGGCGCACGGCCTGGTCGGACGTACGGCGCGCGCTGACGGCCTGGGTGACGGTGCCCTCGCACCGGTCCGCGATCGAACCGCTGTTCCACCCCCTCTCGTCGGTGACCCTCCATCTGCCCTTCGAGGTCGCGGACTACGTCGACTTCTACGCCTCCGAGAACCACGCCCGGAACGTCGGCCAGATCTTCCGCCCGGACGCCGAGGACTCGCTGACCCCCAACTGGAAGCACCTGCCGATCGGCTACCACGGCCGCTCCGGCACGGTGGTGGTCTCCGACACCGACGTCGTACGGCCGTCCGGGCAGCGCAAGGGCCCCGGTGACCCCGCGCCCGTCTTCGGCCCGTCCATCCGCCTGGACATCGAGGCCGAGGTCGGTTTCGTGGTCGGCGTGCCCTCCGAGCAGGGCAGGCCGGTCGCGCTGGACGACTTCCGGGAGCACGTCTTCGGGCTGTGCCTGCTGAACGACTGGTCGGCGCGGGACATCCAGGCCTGGGAGTACGTCCCCCTGGGCCCGTTCCTCGGCAAGTCGTTCGCCACCTCGGTGTCGGCGTGGATCACCCCGCTGGAGGCGCTGGACCACGCGCGCGTGGCGCCCCCGGAGCGCACGTACCCGCTGCTTCCCTACCTGGACGACTCGGCGCCCGGGATCGAGCCCGGTGGCTACGACCTGCGCATCTCCGTCGCGATCAACGGCCACGTGGTGTCCGAGCCGCCGTTCTCCACCATGTACTGGACCGCCGCACAGCAGCTCGCCCACATGACCGTGAACGGGGCCTCGCTGCGCACCGGGGACCTGTACGGCTCCGGCACGGTGAGCGGCCCGGAGGAGGCCCAGCGCGGCTGTCTGCTGGAACTCACCTGGAACGGCCGGGACCCCCTCGAACTTCCGGACGGAAAGCGGGCGTTCCTGGAGGACGGGGACGTCGTGACGATGTCGGCGTGGGCGCCGGGAGCGGACGGGGGCCGGGTCGGGCTGGGGGAGGTCAGCGGACGCGTCGTGTCGGTATGA
- a CDS encoding ATP-grasp domain-containing protein gives MAKNAVSVPFEADRDVPGLIVKFGDYPLHHGGVGAIRSLGRLGVPMYAITEDPYTPAASSRYLERAFVWPTTGAEEPGHLVEGLLRIGRRIGRPTVLIPTDEEAAVLIAEHQGDLAGSFLFPPVDPALPRRLASKQGLHELCVEHGIASPSSAFPESYDEIVAFADTARFPVVAKNREAFVRRRRPAVNGTTRIATREGLLTLARDWGEQPGVILQEYLPREEAEDWIVHACFDADSTRLALFTGVKVRSWPPHAGMTANAYVVDNPELADLAARFIKQIGFSGVIDLDLRFDRRDGQYKLLDFNPRMGAQFRLFENESGVDVVRAMHLNLTGRPVPEGEQRAGHRYVVENIDLPALLAYRRSGYTTPHAPVKPSGTELAWLAGDDPLPFLTMLARFVRPGAKHLYQLWRTNRRGSSTTATK, from the coding sequence GTGGCCAAAAACGCCGTCAGTGTGCCTTTCGAGGCGGACCGTGACGTGCCGGGCCTGATCGTCAAGTTCGGCGACTACCCGCTGCATCACGGCGGCGTCGGCGCGATCCGCAGCCTGGGCCGCCTCGGCGTCCCCATGTACGCCATCACCGAGGATCCCTACACTCCCGCCGCCTCCTCCCGCTATCTCGAACGGGCCTTCGTCTGGCCGACGACCGGCGCCGAGGAGCCGGGTCACCTGGTCGAGGGCCTGCTGCGCATCGGCCGCCGGATCGGCCGCCCGACCGTTCTGATCCCCACGGACGAGGAGGCCGCCGTCCTGATAGCCGAGCACCAAGGCGATCTGGCCGGTTCCTTTCTCTTCCCGCCGGTCGACCCCGCACTGCCCCGCCGGCTCGCCAGCAAGCAGGGCCTGCACGAGCTGTGCGTGGAACACGGCATCGCGAGCCCCTCGTCCGCGTTCCCGGAGTCGTACGACGAGATCGTCGCCTTCGCCGACACGGCCCGCTTCCCGGTGGTGGCCAAGAACCGCGAGGCGTTCGTCCGGCGCAGGCGGCCCGCCGTCAACGGCACCACGAGGATCGCCACCCGCGAGGGCCTGCTCACCCTCGCCCGCGACTGGGGCGAGCAGCCCGGAGTGATCCTCCAGGAGTACTTGCCGAGGGAGGAGGCCGAGGACTGGATCGTGCACGCCTGCTTCGACGCCGACTCCACCCGGCTCGCGCTCTTCACCGGTGTCAAGGTCCGCTCCTGGCCGCCGCACGCGGGCATGACGGCGAACGCGTACGTCGTCGACAACCCGGAACTCGCCGACCTCGCCGCGCGTTTCATCAAACAGATCGGCTTCAGCGGCGTCATCGACCTCGACCTGCGCTTCGACCGGCGCGACGGACAGTACAAACTCCTCGACTTCAACCCGCGCATGGGCGCCCAGTTCCGGCTCTTCGAGAACGAGTCGGGCGTGGACGTCGTCCGCGCCATGCACCTGAACCTGACCGGCCGGCCCGTTCCGGAGGGGGAACAGCGCGCCGGCCACCGCTACGTCGTGGAGAACATCGACCTGCCCGCCCTCCTCGCCTACCGCCGCAGTGGCTATACGACGCCGCACGCGCCGGTGAAGCCGAGCGGGACGGAGCTGGCCTGGCTCGCGGGTGACGATCCGCTGCCGTTCCTCACGATGCTCGCCCGCTTCGTGCGCCCGGGCGCGAAGCACCTGTATCAGCTGTGGCGGACCAACCGCCGCGGCAGCAGCACCACCGCCACGAAGTAG
- a CDS encoding FAD-dependent oxidoreductase produces MIRPVAVIGAGPFGLSTAAHLRARGIPVRVFGDTMVSWRDHMPEGMLLKSTPAASNLHCPQPGHTLADYCDAAGIRRLVTDEDIIPVETFIAYGEWFQQKLLPDLEQVRVVSVDRDTSGGFELKLDSGELFTARAVVVATGLSGLAHLPAELTSAAADGPAPTGPVSHSSQHHDLARFAGKELIVVGAGQSALETAVLAAEAGAQVRVVSRGRGRVAFGAPPWGQPKFRPESPFGRAWSLWALSYYPQPYRYLPARTRHYLVRRVLGPLGAWWLRDRFEDRVQVQEVERVLGTDAPDGSPVLTVRTHGGRAEQLRGDHVIAATGYRVNIAAMDFLGHELRTRLAVSRGTPRLGAGYVSSVPGLYFTGLPAASSYGPVMRFVCGTEFASPRLTRHLAAAHG; encoded by the coding sequence GTGATTCGACCGGTTGCAGTCATCGGGGCCGGGCCGTTCGGCCTGTCCACCGCCGCCCATCTGCGGGCGCGCGGCATCCCCGTCCGCGTCTTCGGCGACACCATGGTCAGCTGGCGCGACCACATGCCCGAGGGCATGCTCCTCAAGTCGACCCCGGCCGCCTCCAACCTCCACTGCCCGCAGCCCGGACACACCCTCGCCGACTACTGCGACGCGGCCGGCATCCGGCGGCTGGTCACCGACGAGGACATCATCCCGGTGGAGACCTTCATCGCCTACGGCGAGTGGTTTCAGCAGAAGCTGCTGCCCGACCTGGAGCAGGTCCGCGTGGTCTCCGTCGACCGCGACACGAGCGGCGGATTCGAACTCAAACTGGACTCGGGGGAGTTGTTCACCGCCCGCGCGGTCGTGGTCGCCACCGGTCTGTCGGGACTCGCCCACCTTCCGGCCGAGCTGACGTCGGCGGCGGCCGACGGACCCGCGCCCACCGGTCCGGTCTCCCACAGCTCGCAGCACCATGACCTCGCCCGCTTCGCCGGCAAGGAGCTGATCGTCGTCGGCGCCGGCCAGTCGGCGCTGGAGACGGCGGTGCTCGCCGCCGAGGCCGGAGCCCAGGTGCGCGTCGTCTCGCGCGGCCGCGGCCGGGTCGCCTTCGGCGCCCCGCCCTGGGGCCAGCCGAAGTTCCGCCCCGAGTCCCCCTTCGGCCGCGCCTGGTCCCTGTGGGCGCTCAGCTACTACCCCCAGCCGTACCGCTACCTGCCCGCCCGGACCCGCCACTACCTGGTCCGCCGGGTCCTCGGCCCGCTGGGCGCGTGGTGGCTGCGCGACCGCTTCGAGGACAGGGTCCAAGTCCAGGAGGTCGAGCGGGTGCTGGGCACCGACGCCCCGGACGGCAGCCCGGTGCTCACCGTGCGGACACACGGCGGGCGCGCCGAGCAACTGCGCGGCGACCATGTCATCGCGGCCACCGGCTACCGCGTGAACATCGCCGCGATGGACTTCCTCGGCCATGAACTGCGCACCCGCCTCGCGGTGAGCCGGGGCACCCCGAGGCTCGGCGCCGGCTACGTCTCCTCCGTGCCCGGCCTGTACTTCACCGGCCTCCCGGCGGCGTCCTCCTACGGCCCGGTGATGCGGTTCGTCTGCGGCACCGAGTTCGCCTCTCCGCGCCTGACCCGGCATCTGGCCGCGGCACACGGCTGA
- a CDS encoding carboxymuconolactone decarboxylase family protein, whose translation MRARMTNAAHVLATALKGVGTLLQGIGEGGVPGEPAEIVGLRAGQNNGCSVCVHAHTVNLRKAGASEERIAAVGAWREAPFFSDVERAALRPAGRMTRLADRSELPVPDALWDEVAGHFDETRLSALILTISLTTMFNRFSTTIRDSAGTTWGRGVHKSGNTRVSRGGALSVFSDHGRTPRICTDRHRPGRDTAAR comes from the coding sequence ATGCGGGCACGGATGACCAACGCGGCGCACGTCCTCGCGACCGCCCTGAAGGGCGTCGGCACGCTCCTGCAGGGCATCGGCGAGGGCGGTGTGCCCGGCGAGCCTGCGGAGATCGTCGGGCTGCGGGCCGGCCAGAACAACGGCTGCAGCGTCTGTGTGCACGCCCACACGGTGAACCTGCGCAAGGCCGGTGCGAGCGAGGAGCGGATCGCCGCCGTCGGCGCCTGGCGCGAGGCGCCCTTCTTCAGCGACGTGGAACGTGCGGCGCTTCGGCCGGCCGGGCGGATGACACGGCTCGCAGACCGCTCCGAGCTGCCGGTACCGGACGCCCTGTGGGACGAAGTGGCCGGTCATTTCGACGAGACGCGGCTCTCGGCGCTGATCCTCACCATCTCGCTCACCACCATGTTCAACCGCTTCAGCACCACCATCAGGGATTCTGCGGGCACCACTTGGGGCCGAGGAGTACACAAGTCCGGGAACACCAGGGTGAGTCGAGGGGGCGCGCTGTCCGTATTCTCTGATCATGGCCGCACCCCCCGCATATGCACTGATCGCCACCGACCTGGACGGGACACTGCTGCGCGGTGA
- a CDS encoding HAD family hydrolase: MAAPPAYALIATDLDGTLLRGDDTVSDRSLTALARAVRAGARHLVVTGRPAPRVRPLLEDLGCAGLAVCGQGAQVYDAGADRLLWSVRLDRELAETALGKIEAEVGQVYAAVDQDGVDGLTLIEPGYLMPHPTLPAVRVDRRDDLWCEPISKVLLRHHTLSDDELAATARAAVGSLATVTMSGPGTVELQPCGVTKATGLALAADHLGIPAGRALAFGDMPNDIPMFDWAAHGVAMANAHPELKTVADEVTLSNEDDGIAVVLERLFPTD, encoded by the coding sequence ATGGCCGCACCCCCCGCATATGCACTGATCGCCACCGACCTGGACGGGACACTGCTGCGCGGTGACGACACCGTCTCCGACCGGTCGCTCACCGCGCTCGCGAGGGCGGTACGGGCCGGCGCCCGGCATCTGGTGGTGACGGGCCGCCCGGCCCCCCGGGTGCGGCCCCTCCTGGAGGACCTCGGCTGCGCGGGCCTCGCGGTGTGCGGGCAGGGCGCGCAGGTCTACGACGCCGGAGCCGACCGCCTGCTGTGGTCGGTGCGCCTGGACCGGGAGCTCGCCGAGACCGCGCTCGGCAAGATCGAGGCCGAGGTGGGACAGGTCTACGCGGCCGTCGACCAGGACGGCGTGGACGGGCTCACACTGATCGAGCCGGGGTATCTGATGCCGCACCCGACCCTGCCCGCCGTGCGGGTCGACCGCCGCGACGACCTGTGGTGCGAGCCCATCAGCAAGGTGCTGCTGCGCCACCACACGCTGTCCGACGACGAGTTGGCGGCGACCGCGCGCGCGGCGGTCGGCTCGCTGGCGACGGTCACGATGTCGGGGCCGGGGACCGTGGAACTCCAGCCGTGCGGGGTCACGAAGGCGACGGGTCTGGCGCTGGCCGCCGACCACCTCGGGATCCCCGCCGGCCGGGCTCTCGCCTTCGGCGACATGCCCAACGACATCCCCATGTTCGACTGGGCCGCGCACGGTGTCGCCATGGCCAACGCCCACCCGGAACTCAAGACCGTCGCCGACGAGGTCACCCTGTCGAACGAGGACGACGGCATCGCCGTCGTCCTCGAAAGACTGTTCCCGACCGACTGA
- a CDS encoding transglycosylase SLT domain-containing protein: protein MPAAAQPRRTRTTGLVRKLTVVGTGAAVLTLPLIGATSASAATPASTTPSTTLAGYPNNLDGWIRESLAIMAEKHIPGTYNGIHRNVMRESSGNPSAINLWDSNAAKGIPSKGLLQVIDPTFNTYHVAGTAFDVYDPVANITAACNYAAARYGSIDNVNGAY from the coding sequence ATGCCCGCTGCCGCTCAGCCCCGCCGCACCCGCACCACCGGCCTCGTCCGCAAGCTCACCGTCGTCGGCACCGGCGCCGCCGTGCTCACCCTCCCGCTCATCGGTGCGACCAGCGCCTCCGCCGCCACTCCCGCGTCCACCACGCCGTCCACCACGCTCGCCGGGTACCCGAACAACCTCGACGGCTGGATCCGCGAGTCGCTCGCGATCATGGCCGAGAAGCACATCCCGGGCACCTACAACGGCATCCACCGCAACGTCATGCGCGAGTCCTCGGGCAACCCGAGCGCCATCAACCTGTGGGACTCCAACGCGGCCAAGGGCATCCCGTCCAAGGGCCTGCTCCAGGTCATCGACCCGACGTTCAACACGTACCACGTGGCCGGAACGGCCTTCGACGTCTACGACCCGGTCGCGAACATCACGGCCGCCTGCAACTACGCGGCCGCGCGCTACGGGTCGATCGACAACGTCAACGGCGCCTACTGA
- a CDS encoding polyprenyl synthetase family protein, whose translation MTVVGPFGLSVRDQALEADVQAGLAAVEEGLLEAAKSEVPFITGAAQHLVRAGGKRFRPLLVMLAAQFGDPDAPGIVPSAVVVELTHLATLYHDDVMDEASVRRGVDSANTRWGNSVAVLTGDFLFARASQILADLGPEAVRVQALAFERLVTGQILETAGPSDGRDPVEHYLDVLGGKTGSLVAVSCRFGAMMSGADETVVDVLTQYGERLGVAFQLADDVLDIASDSHESGKTPGTDLREGIPTLPVLRLRERAARLGLPEDRALCELLDSDLSDDTRHAEALAALRAHPALEQARRDTVRYAEEARSALVPLPECDAKAALIELCDAVVHRAG comes from the coding sequence GTGACCGTCGTCGGGCCGTTCGGGCTGAGCGTGCGGGACCAGGCTCTGGAAGCCGATGTCCAGGCCGGATTGGCGGCTGTCGAGGAAGGCTTGCTCGAAGCCGCCAAGAGCGAGGTCCCGTTCATCACGGGGGCCGCGCAGCACCTCGTACGGGCCGGTGGGAAGCGGTTCCGACCGCTGCTCGTGATGCTCGCGGCACAGTTCGGCGACCCGGACGCGCCCGGCATCGTACCGTCGGCCGTCGTCGTGGAGCTCACCCATCTGGCCACGCTGTACCACGACGACGTCATGGACGAGGCGTCCGTGCGGCGCGGCGTGGACAGCGCCAACACCCGGTGGGGCAACTCCGTCGCGGTCCTCACCGGCGACTTCCTCTTCGCCCGCGCCTCCCAGATCCTCGCCGACCTCGGCCCCGAGGCGGTCCGGGTGCAGGCCCTCGCGTTCGAGCGGCTGGTGACCGGGCAGATCCTGGAGACCGCGGGTCCCTCGGACGGCCGCGATCCGGTCGAGCACTACCTGGACGTGCTCGGCGGCAAGACGGGATCGCTGGTGGCGGTCTCGTGCCGGTTCGGCGCGATGATGTCCGGTGCCGACGAGACGGTCGTCGACGTGCTCACCCAGTACGGCGAACGGCTCGGGGTCGCCTTCCAGCTCGCGGACGACGTCCTGGACATCGCCTCCGACTCGCACGAGTCCGGCAAGACCCCGGGAACCGACCTGCGCGAGGGGATCCCGACGCTGCCCGTGCTCCGGCTGCGCGAGCGGGCCGCCCGCCTCGGCCTGCCCGAGGACCGCGCGCTGTGCGAGCTGCTCGACTCCGACCTCAGTGACGACACCCGGCACGCCGAGGCGCTCGCCGCCCTGCGCGCCCACCCCGCCCTGGAGCAGGCCCGCCGGGACACCGTCCGCTACGCGGAGGAGGCCCGGTCCGCGCTGGTCCCGCTGCCGGAGTGCGACGCCAAGGCGGCGCTGATCGAGCTGTGCGACGCGGTGGTGCACCGGGCCGGCTAG
- a CDS encoding LolA family protein, whose protein sequence is MAPYESDDATGAAPDEDLRSGRRKAARYAVPVAVVGVAAATIGLVPALANSGDPDLPRITAQQLIEKIAKSDVQQVSGTVKVSTDLGLPNLGGLESSLASGAAQGGGDGSSADPKSKLTELVTGTHTLRVAADGPDRQKLSLLESGAEYSIIHSGKNVWGYDSKSNEVYHSTAHESGKEHRAEPPATPKDFADEALKSVDDTTSVTVDGTAQVAGRDAYKLLIKPRQSGTTVGAISIAVDAKTGQPLKFTLTPKSGGAAVLDAGFTQVSFAKPAASTFDFTPPKGAKVTEEKQESTKAPKHAPASGEDFGKGLDGATVLGKGWTSIATFDTGAKGGMPSGSEGGAFGGFLGSLGDKASGKFGKGTVFSTRLVNALITDDGKVYAGAVTKDALVKAANEGK, encoded by the coding sequence ATGGCACCGTACGAATCCGACGACGCAACGGGCGCCGCGCCGGACGAGGACCTGCGCTCCGGACGCCGCAAGGCCGCCCGGTACGCCGTCCCGGTCGCGGTGGTGGGGGTGGCGGCCGCCACGATCGGGCTGGTCCCGGCGCTCGCCAATTCCGGTGACCCCGACCTGCCCAGGATCACCGCCCAGCAGCTCATAGAGAAGATCGCCAAGTCCGACGTGCAGCAGGTGTCCGGCACGGTGAAGGTCAGCACCGACCTCGGCCTGCCGAACCTCGGCGGCCTGGAGAGCAGCCTGGCCTCGGGGGCGGCCCAGGGCGGCGGCGACGGGTCCTCGGCCGACCCGAAGTCCAAGCTCACCGAGTTGGTCACCGGCACGCACACCCTGCGCGTGGCAGCCGACGGCCCGGACCGGCAGAAGCTGTCGCTGCTGGAGAGCGGCGCCGAGTACAGCATCATCCACAGCGGCAAGAACGTGTGGGGCTACGACAGCAAGAGCAACGAGGTCTACCACTCCACCGCCCACGAGTCCGGCAAGGAGCACCGGGCCGAGCCCCCGGCCACGCCCAAGGATTTCGCCGACGAGGCCCTGAAGTCGGTGGACGACACCACGTCCGTGACCGTCGACGGCACCGCGCAGGTCGCCGGACGCGACGCCTACAAGCTGCTGATCAAGCCCAGGCAGTCCGGCACCACGGTCGGCGCGATCAGCATCGCCGTGGACGCGAAGACGGGTCAGCCGCTGAAGTTCACCCTGACGCCGAAGAGCGGCGGCGCCGCCGTGCTCGACGCGGGCTTCACCCAGGTCTCCTTCGCCAAGCCGGCGGCCTCCACCTTCGACTTCACCCCGCCCAAGGGTGCGAAGGTCACCGAGGAGAAGCAGGAGTCCACCAAGGCGCCGAAGCACGCCCCGGCGTCCGGCGAGGACTTCGGTAAGGGCCTGGACGGGGCCACCGTGCTCGGCAAGGGCTGGACGTCCATCGCCACCTTCGACACCGGCGCCAAGGGCGGCATGCCGTCCGGCTCCGAGGGCGGCGCCTTCGGCGGCTTCCTCGGCTCGCTCGGCGACAAGGCCTCCGGCAAGTTCGGCAAGGGCACGGTCTTCTCCACCCGTCTGGTCAACGCCCTGATCACCGACGACGGCAAGGTGTACGCCGGCGCGGTCACCAAGGACGCGCTCGTGAAGGCGGCGAACGAAGGGAAGTAA